In one Saccharibacillus brassicae genomic region, the following are encoded:
- the trhA gene encoding PAQR family membrane homeostasis protein TrhA, with the protein MANTHTYSRREEVANAVTHGIGAALSIAALVLLIVFASTKGTPWHIVSFTIYGITMLLLYLSSTLVHSFPEGKVKDFFEFMDHSSIYLYIAGTYTPFMLTAVRGPLGWTLFGLVWGIAIGGVIFKAFFVKKFLFMSTLFYLLMGWLIVLAWGALTQAIPVEGIHLLVAGGLMYTVGTIFYVWRAFPYHHAIWHLFVLTGSILHFFCILMYLLP; encoded by the coding sequence ATGGCCAATACGCATACGTATTCCCGCCGCGAAGAAGTCGCCAACGCCGTCACGCACGGGATCGGAGCCGCGCTCAGCATTGCCGCGCTCGTGCTGCTGATCGTGTTCGCGAGTACCAAAGGCACGCCCTGGCATATCGTGAGCTTTACCATTTACGGCATTACGATGCTGCTGCTCTACCTGAGCTCGACGCTCGTGCACAGTTTCCCCGAAGGCAAGGTCAAAGATTTCTTCGAGTTCATGGACCACTCCTCCATCTACTTGTATATCGCGGGAACGTACACGCCGTTCATGCTGACCGCCGTTCGCGGACCGCTCGGCTGGACGCTGTTCGGACTCGTCTGGGGCATCGCGATCGGCGGCGTTATCTTCAAAGCCTTTTTCGTCAAAAAGTTTCTGTTCATGTCCACGCTGTTCTACCTGCTGATGGGCTGGCTGATCGTGCTCGCCTGGGGCGCGCTGACCCAAGCCATTCCTGTCGAAGGCATTCACCTGCTCGTCGCGGGCGGCCTCATGTACACCGTCGGTACGATCTTTTACGTCTGGCGGGCTTTTCCTTACCATCACGCGATCTGGCATTTGTTCGTGCTGACAGGCAGCATCCTGCATTTCTTCTGCATTTTGATGTATCTGCTGCCGTAA
- the ylxM gene encoding YlxM family DNA-binding protein encodes MSQDNRLEKTNRINLLFAFYERLLTEKQQTFLKYYFHDDFSLGEIAAEFEISRQAVYEHIKRAEQTLENYEAKLELLRRHESRMQEIRELEAMSFDDKLPEETRSRLGTISGNLQALE; translated from the coding sequence ATGAGTCAGGACAATCGTCTGGAAAAGACGAATCGAATCAACCTGCTGTTCGCTTTTTACGAGCGCTTGCTGACGGAGAAGCAGCAGACTTTTCTGAAATATTATTTCCACGACGATTTCTCGCTTGGCGAGATTGCCGCGGAATTCGAAATTAGCCGCCAGGCGGTGTACGAACACATCAAGCGTGCGGAGCAGACGCTGGAGAATTACGAAGCGAAGCTCGAACTGCTGCGTCGGCACGAGAGCCGCATGCAGGAGATCCGCGAACTGGAAGCCATGTCGTTCGACGACAAGCTGCCGGAAGAGACGCGCAGCAGGCTCGGAACGATCTCGGGCAATCTGCAGGCTCTGGAATAG
- the ffh gene encoding signal recognition particle protein, producing MAFEGLTTRLQNVFGKLRGKGKVSEEDVNDAMREVRLALLEADVNFKVVKDFIGKVKEKALGKEVTESFTPGMVIIDIVNKELTDLMGGTQSKLNKNTRPPTVIMMAGLQGAGKTTTTGKLAKMLQKQGSRPLMVAGDIYRPAAIKQLQVLGEQLNVPVFSLGDQVSPVEIARKGLQEAKDKGHDYVIIDTAGRLHIDEELMDELKQIHTETKPDEVLLVVDAMTGQDAVNVAQSFNEQLSLTGVVLTKLDGDTRGGAALSVKAVTGCPIKFISLGEKLDALEPFHPERMASRILGMGDMLSLIEKAQAGIDENKAKEMERKMRNAEFTFDDFLEQMEQVKQLGPLDQIMDMIPGMSKMKQKTDMKVDDKQVGRIEAIVHSMTSVEKQTPDVINYSRRKRIAAGSGTSLAEVNRLIKQFDEMKKMMKQLSGMMDSKGGGKNNKAMKQMQKMSKGMRFPFR from the coding sequence ATGGCATTTGAAGGATTGACAACGAGGCTCCAGAACGTTTTCGGCAAACTTCGGGGAAAAGGCAAAGTATCCGAAGAAGACGTAAACGATGCGATGCGCGAAGTGCGTCTGGCTTTGCTGGAAGCGGACGTCAACTTCAAGGTCGTAAAGGACTTTATCGGCAAAGTGAAGGAAAAAGCTCTCGGCAAGGAAGTCACCGAGAGCTTCACGCCGGGCATGGTCATCATCGACATCGTCAATAAGGAATTGACGGATCTGATGGGCGGCACGCAGTCCAAGCTCAACAAAAACACCCGGCCTCCTACCGTCATCATGATGGCGGGCCTGCAGGGCGCCGGCAAGACGACGACAACCGGCAAGCTTGCGAAGATGCTGCAAAAGCAGGGCAGCCGGCCGCTGATGGTCGCGGGCGACATCTATCGCCCCGCGGCGATCAAGCAGCTTCAGGTGCTCGGCGAGCAGCTGAACGTTCCGGTGTTCTCGCTCGGCGACCAGGTCAGTCCGGTCGAGATCGCCCGCAAAGGTCTGCAGGAAGCGAAGGACAAAGGCCATGACTACGTCATTATCGATACCGCCGGCCGCCTGCATATCGACGAAGAGCTGATGGACGAGCTGAAGCAGATCCATACGGAGACGAAGCCGGATGAAGTGCTGCTGGTCGTGGATGCCATGACCGGTCAGGACGCCGTCAACGTCGCCCAGAGCTTCAACGAACAGCTGTCGCTGACCGGCGTCGTGCTGACGAAGCTTGACGGCGATACGCGCGGCGGTGCCGCGCTGTCCGTCAAAGCCGTGACCGGCTGTCCGATCAAGTTCATCTCGCTCGGCGAGAAACTGGACGCGCTTGAGCCGTTCCACCCGGAGCGGATGGCTTCGCGGATTCTCGGGATGGGCGACATGCTGTCGCTGATCGAGAAAGCGCAGGCCGGAATCGACGAGAACAAGGCGAAGGAAATGGAGCGCAAAATGCGCAACGCGGAATTCACCTTCGACGATTTTCTTGAGCAGATGGAGCAGGTCAAGCAGCTTGGCCCGCTCGATCAGATCATGGACATGATCCCGGGCATGAGCAAGATGAAGCAGAAGACCGACATGAAGGTCGACGACAAGCAGGTCGGTCGGATCGAAGCAATCGTGCATTCGATGACGAGCGTGGAGAAGCAGACGCCGGATGTGATCAACTACAGCCGTCGCAAGCGGATCGCGGCAGGCAGCGGAACGTCGCTCGCCGAAGTGAACCGCTTGATCAAGCAGTTCGACGAGATGAAGAAGATGATGAAGCAGCTCTCGGGCATGATGGATTCCAAGGGCGGCGGCAAGAACAACAAAGCCATGAAGCAGATGCAAAAAATGAGTAAGGGCATGCGCTTCCCGTTCCGTTAA
- the rpsP gene encoding 30S ribosomal protein S16 — translation MATRIRLKRMGAHKAPFYRIVVSDSRSPRDGRFIEEIGYYNPVAEPQVVSINEEKALAWLQTGAQASDTVRNLLSKAGIMKKFHEAKLQK, via the coding sequence GTGGCAACTCGCATTCGTCTGAAGCGTATGGGCGCTCATAAAGCTCCTTTCTATCGTATCGTGGTATCGGATTCCCGTTCCCCGCGTGATGGACGCTTTATCGAGGAGATTGGTTACTACAACCCGGTCGCAGAACCGCAAGTAGTAAGCATCAACGAAGAAAAAGCATTGGCATGGCTGCAAACCGGCGCACAAGCGTCCGATACAGTTCGCAATCTGCTGAGCAAAGCCGGCATCATGAAGAAATTCCATGAAGCCAAACTGCAAAAATAA
- a CDS encoding KH domain-containing protein: MEQLVAVIAKALVDHPEDVKVRTVEKESLVVYELSVHPDDVGKIIGKQGRIAKALRTVVTSAAVKLDKRVTVDIQS, from the coding sequence GTGGAACAGTTAGTAGCGGTCATCGCAAAAGCTCTGGTCGATCATCCGGAAGACGTCAAGGTCCGTACCGTAGAGAAAGAGTCCCTGGTCGTATACGAACTTTCCGTGCATCCCGATGACGTAGGCAAGATCATCGGGAAGCAGGGACGTATCGCCAAGGCGCTGCGCACGGTCGTGACGTCGGCAGCAGTCAAGCTGGACAAGCGGGTTACCGTGGATATCCAGTCTTAA
- the rimM gene encoding ribosome maturation factor RimM (Essential for efficient processing of 16S rRNA), with translation MNSNTEPQFLSVGKIANTHGIRGELKIFPFTDFPEVRFAAGKRLLLISPEDGSKLPVKILSAREQKNVYVVKLDGYDNINQVEKYKGWDVKVPKEEAVEEEENAYYFHEIMGCKVLTEQGEELGVIIDILTPGANDVWVVKSGSGKELLIPYIESIVKSVDIAAKTVRIEVMEGLLD, from the coding sequence ATGAATTCGAATACCGAACCCCAGTTTTTGAGTGTAGGCAAAATCGCGAACACGCACGGCATACGCGGAGAATTAAAAATTTTTCCGTTTACCGATTTTCCCGAAGTTCGTTTCGCCGCGGGCAAGCGGCTGCTGTTGATCTCGCCGGAAGACGGTTCCAAGCTGCCGGTCAAAATTTTGTCGGCGCGCGAGCAAAAAAACGTGTATGTCGTCAAGCTGGACGGCTACGACAATATCAACCAGGTGGAAAAGTATAAAGGTTGGGACGTCAAAGTGCCAAAAGAAGAAGCGGTCGAAGAAGAAGAAAATGCGTATTACTTCCATGAAATTATGGGCTGCAAAGTGCTGACCGAACAAGGCGAAGAACTCGGCGTGATCATCGACATTTTGACGCCGGGCGCGAACGACGTCTGGGTCGTCAAAAGCGGCAGCGGCAAAGAACTGCTGATTCCTTATATCGAAAGCATCGTCAAAAGCGTCGATATCGCCGCCAAAACGGTCCGGATCGAAGTCATGGAAGGACTGCTCGACTGA
- the trmD gene encoding tRNA (guanosine(37)-N1)-methyltransferase TrmD, protein MRIDVLTLFPDMFEGVFGASILGKARDKGLVRLSAVNFREYSTNKHGQVDDTPYGGGGGMVLKPEPIFAAVEDLLRRKEAETPQTEAAAEDDTVPTPAPPRIVLLCPQGETFTQRKAEEFAREEHLIFICGHYEGYDERIRTGLVTDEISIGDYVLTGGELPAMVMIDSTVRLLPGVLGNENSAVTDSFSTGLLEYPHYTRPTEFRGMQVPDILLSGHHANIEAWRRRESLRRTLQRRPELLDRLELNKQESKWLDELRREEEDRL, encoded by the coding sequence ATGCGCATCGACGTACTCACTTTATTCCCGGATATGTTCGAAGGCGTGTTCGGGGCCAGCATTCTCGGCAAAGCGAGAGACAAAGGCCTCGTCCGTTTGTCGGCCGTCAATTTCCGCGAGTATTCCACGAACAAGCACGGCCAGGTGGACGATACGCCTTACGGCGGAGGCGGAGGCATGGTGCTCAAGCCCGAGCCGATCTTTGCCGCTGTGGAAGACCTGCTCCGGCGCAAAGAAGCGGAAACTCCGCAAACGGAGGCAGCCGCCGAAGACGATACCGTTCCTACTCCGGCCCCGCCCCGCATCGTGCTGCTGTGCCCGCAGGGCGAGACGTTCACGCAGCGCAAAGCGGAAGAGTTTGCCCGGGAAGAACATCTTATTTTTATTTGCGGGCATTACGAAGGTTATGACGAGCGGATTCGGACCGGCCTCGTAACGGACGAGATTTCGATCGGCGATTACGTACTGACGGGCGGCGAACTGCCGGCGATGGTCATGATCGACAGTACGGTGCGGCTGCTGCCGGGCGTGCTCGGCAACGAGAACAGCGCGGTCACGGATTCGTTCAGCACCGGCCTGCTGGAGTATCCGCATTACACCCGTCCGACCGAGTTCCGGGGCATGCAGGTACCGGACATTTTGCTGTCGGGGCATCATGCGAATATCGAGGCCTGGCGGCGGCGGGAATCGCTGCGCCGGACGCTGCAGCGCCGTCCCGAGCTGCTGGATCGGCTTGAGCTGAACAAGCAGGAGTCGAAATGGCTGGATGAGCTCAGACGCGAAGAAGAAGATCGCTTATAG
- a CDS encoding TPM domain-containing protein has protein sequence MGKKDMKKGLPLLFAVLLLLLTALPAAASVAQRELVTDEAGLFTDSQIRQMEQELGSGTYKVYVLTESGLGESDAARLSQRTYEEWGLNRNELLLLIVTNPNTVHLELNNTALGRADRIIERAFLPAANEDGPAAGALAVGGYVNGSGASANGLSSGGGLFAGGGWLYVILALGVLGVALYVPISMFRAASRVKKRAQELKNRQQAASAKVDGIMVSELFREVEMGFVQGQTLKEAEAISREAVDLHQAGGELASRLEAFRPGPFASGAQRKQLDALSSEVEGWDSRIGTLYERYEQVSASFAEVRRRVSEGRTLAAETKNKLDRLRGETGYPLDALQREFDAASALLERADGLDEFDVMQAAAPAEQALARLGDIAEHVDALGGLAAEAAQWPGRIVQAERELRPVVEREALMLTEEDPFRLLSEAGVQTQRLDGLIRGGDVPEARACSAGIAALIAEAKDIVRRRLDSRSSSAQSLRDAETLLREIEEFGPRYESEWNELRASYAESHLGEQRARQEEIGQAEDEIRRLLPEIRSALNPQVQYYKAAREKSDRADELAARAREAMREALGYADQLAGQRRSAEQRLEGARSVFRQAGGTYRAMNMRMPEYDRALQAAETDSEAAASALRSQPVDLLRAEPLLAAYERGAADFAGHIRELQQKRDEAMTQLERLNSDFLGREPGYRLHLQTRPYAARYGEFEAEARRLIAAGRFDEALAQAAYGRQVLDEMERDYRLAVQRANNNRRGGGGFGGGFGGGFGGPGNRPGGGRSSGGSSWGGSGRSSGSSSWGKGGGSGRSSGSSKW, from the coding sequence ATGGGAAAAAAAGATATGAAAAAAGGACTGCCGCTGCTGTTTGCGGTGCTGCTTCTGCTGCTGACGGCGCTGCCGGCAGCCGCTTCGGTCGCGCAACGCGAACTCGTGACGGACGAGGCGGGGTTATTTACCGACAGCCAGATTCGGCAGATGGAGCAGGAACTCGGCAGCGGGACCTATAAAGTGTACGTGCTGACGGAGAGCGGTCTGGGCGAAAGCGACGCGGCCCGATTGTCGCAGCGGACGTACGAAGAGTGGGGACTGAATCGGAATGAATTGCTGCTGCTGATCGTAACGAATCCCAATACGGTGCATCTGGAGCTGAACAATACGGCGCTCGGCCGCGCGGATCGGATTATCGAGCGGGCTTTTTTGCCGGCGGCAAACGAAGACGGACCGGCCGCGGGCGCGCTTGCTGTCGGCGGGTACGTAAACGGAAGCGGGGCATCAGCCAACGGTTTGTCGTCGGGCGGCGGACTGTTCGCCGGAGGCGGCTGGCTGTACGTCATTCTGGCGCTCGGCGTGCTTGGCGTGGCGCTGTACGTGCCGATCAGTATGTTCCGCGCCGCTTCCCGCGTGAAGAAGCGGGCGCAGGAGTTGAAAAACCGGCAGCAAGCCGCTTCCGCCAAAGTGGACGGGATCATGGTGTCGGAGCTGTTTCGCGAGGTGGAGATGGGCTTCGTGCAGGGGCAGACGCTCAAGGAAGCCGAAGCGATCAGCCGCGAAGCGGTCGACCTGCATCAAGCGGGCGGCGAGCTGGCTTCGCGCCTTGAAGCTTTCCGTCCCGGCCCGTTCGCTTCCGGCGCCCAGCGCAAACAGCTCGACGCGCTGAGCAGCGAAGTGGAAGGCTGGGACAGCCGGATCGGGACGCTGTATGAGCGGTATGAGCAGGTATCCGCAAGCTTTGCCGAAGTGCGGCGCCGGGTAAGCGAAGGGCGGACTCTTGCGGCGGAGACGAAGAACAAGCTGGATCGGCTGCGCGGCGAAACGGGCTATCCGCTCGATGCGCTGCAGCGCGAATTCGACGCGGCGTCGGCGCTGCTGGAACGCGCGGACGGGCTGGACGAGTTCGACGTCATGCAGGCGGCCGCTCCGGCCGAGCAGGCGCTCGCAAGATTGGGCGACATTGCGGAGCATGTCGACGCGCTCGGCGGTCTGGCGGCCGAAGCCGCGCAGTGGCCCGGCCGGATCGTGCAGGCCGAGCGCGAGCTGCGTCCCGTCGTGGAACGCGAAGCGCTGATGCTGACCGAAGAAGACCCGTTTCGGTTGCTGAGCGAAGCGGGCGTGCAGACGCAGCGGCTGGACGGTCTGATCCGCGGCGGCGACGTGCCGGAAGCAAGAGCCTGCTCGGCCGGTATCGCCGCGCTGATTGCCGAAGCGAAAGATATCGTGCGCCGGCGCCTGGACAGCCGCTCTTCGTCGGCCCAATCGCTGCGGGACGCGGAGACGCTGCTGCGCGAGATCGAAGAGTTCGGTCCGCGTTACGAGAGTGAATGGAACGAACTGCGCGCAAGCTATGCCGAGTCGCATCTGGGTGAACAGCGCGCGCGGCAGGAAGAGATCGGCCAAGCCGAAGACGAGATTCGCCGGCTGCTGCCGGAGATCCGCTCCGCGCTTAATCCCCAGGTGCAGTATTACAAGGCGGCACGGGAGAAAAGCGACCGGGCGGACGAACTGGCGGCGCGCGCGCGGGAAGCCATGCGCGAAGCGCTGGGGTATGCCGATCAGCTGGCCGGACAGCGCCGTTCGGCGGAGCAGCGCCTGGAAGGGGCTCGCAGTGTTTTCCGTCAGGCGGGCGGGACTTACCGGGCGATGAATATGCGGATGCCGGAGTACGACCGGGCGCTGCAAGCGGCGGAGACGGACAGCGAAGCCGCCGCTTCGGCGCTGCGGAGCCAGCCGGTCGACCTGCTGCGCGCGGAGCCGCTGCTTGCGGCGTACGAGCGCGGCGCGGCCGATTTTGCGGGGCATATCCGCGAACTTCAGCAGAAGCGCGACGAAGCAATGACGCAGCTGGAGCGGCTGAACAGCGATTTCCTCGGCCGGGAGCCCGGTTATCGGCTTCACCTGCAGACGCGTCCTTATGCCGCGCGGTACGGGGAATTCGAAGCCGAAGCCCGTCGGCTGATCGCGGCCGGCCGCTTCGACGAAGCGCTGGCGCAGGCGGCGTACGGACGCCAGGTGCTGGACGAAATGGAGCGCGACTACCGCCTGGCCGTCCAGCGAGCCAACAACAACCGCCGCGGAGGCGGGGGATTCGGCGGAGGCTTCGGAGGCGGATTCGGGGGCCCGGGCAATCGTCCGGGCGGCGGCCGTTCATCCGGAGGTTCGAGTTGGGGCGGTAGCGGCCGCTCCAGCGGTTCGTCTTCCTGGGGCAAAGGCGGGGGAAGCGGCCGTTCGTCCGGTTCTTCCAAATGGTAA
- the rplS gene encoding 50S ribosomal protein L19 codes for MNLLQTLTQEQLRTDIPSFRPGDTLKVHVKVIEGTRERIQLFEGVVIKRKGGGIAETFTVRKISYGVGVERTFPINSPKLDKIEVVRYGKVRRAKLYYLRDLRGKAARIKEVRR; via the coding sequence ATGAATTTGCTTCAAACTCTTACTCAGGAACAACTGCGTACAGACATTCCAAGCTTCCGTCCTGGCGACACTTTGAAAGTGCACGTTAAGGTTATCGAGGGAACTCGCGAACGTATCCAGTTGTTTGAAGGTGTTGTGATCAAGCGCAAAGGTGGCGGCATTGCCGAAACTTTCACGGTTCGTAAGATCTCTTACGGCGTGGGCGTGGAAAGAACTTTCCCGATCAACTCGCCAAAACTCGACAAAATCGAAGTCGTGCGTTACGGTAAAGTCCGTCGTGCGAAACTGTACTACCTGCGCGATCTGCGCGGTAAAGCAGCCAGAATTAAAGAAGTTCGCCGTTAA
- the lepB gene encoding signal peptidase I has protein sequence MEENVNHPAQRSEDAPKNPKNKVKSETLEWIKAIAIALVLVFVIRWLLFAPYMVDGESMHPNFQDGERVIVNKILYDIRAPHKDEVIVFKVPSEDNKEFIKRVIALPGDTVKVEGDDVMVNGKLIEEPYIQGVLDEAHNNGETYNNNTNFPNPNFPDGTVPADHVFVMGDNRPNSKDSRMIGYVPFSDITGRADLVFWPFSDLHIVNH, from the coding sequence ATGGAAGAGAACGTGAACCATCCCGCGCAGAGATCGGAAGACGCGCCTAAAAATCCGAAAAACAAAGTCAAAAGCGAGACCCTTGAATGGATTAAGGCAATCGCGATCGCGCTGGTACTCGTTTTTGTGATTCGCTGGCTGTTGTTCGCGCCTTACATGGTCGACGGAGAATCGATGCACCCGAATTTCCAGGACGGCGAACGCGTAATCGTCAACAAGATTTTGTACGATATCCGCGCCCCGCACAAAGACGAAGTCATCGTGTTCAAAGTGCCTTCCGAAGACAACAAAGAATTTATCAAGCGCGTTATCGCGCTGCCGGGAGATACGGTTAAGGTCGAAGGCGACGACGTTATGGTTAACGGCAAGCTGATCGAAGAACCTTATATCCAGGGCGTGCTCGACGAAGCCCACAACAACGGCGAGACGTACAACAACAATACCAATTTCCCGAACCCGAACTTCCCGGACGGAACCGTTCCCGCGGACCATGTGTTCGTCATGGGCGACAACCGTCCCAACAGCAAAGACAGCCGGATGATCGGGTACGTGCCGTTCAGCGACATTACCGGCCGCGCCGATCTGGTGTTCTGGCCGTTCAGCGATCTGCATATCGTCAATCATTAA
- the ylqF gene encoding ribosome biogenesis GTPase YlqF: MTIQWFPGHMTRARRQIEAKLSLIDLAIELLDARLPLSSRNPMIGDILRDKPRLILLNKSDLADPEMTKKWIDYFRSEGHTAIETDSSGGRGMKEISIQAKALLQEKIDRQISKGMNPRAVRALIVGIPNVGKSTLINRLAGKSIAETGDRPGVTKGQQWIKVGKEMELLDTPGILWPKFEDQNVGMKLAVTGAIKEDVLNVEEITFFAVKYFAEHYWHRLSERFDLGERPDAFDDADEIVRIMEVVGRKRGCLMSGGRVDLQKASILFLRELRAGKMGRFSLEEPF, encoded by the coding sequence ATGACAATTCAATGGTTTCCCGGTCATATGACCCGGGCGCGCAGACAGATCGAAGCGAAGCTGAGCCTGATCGATCTTGCGATCGAACTGCTCGACGCACGCCTTCCGCTGTCCAGCCGCAACCCGATGATCGGCGACATTCTAAGAGACAAACCCCGTCTGATCCTGCTCAACAAATCGGATCTGGCGGACCCCGAGATGACGAAGAAATGGATCGACTATTTCCGCAGCGAAGGCCATACGGCGATTGAGACCGATTCGTCGGGCGGTCGCGGCATGAAAGAAATTTCGATTCAGGCCAAAGCGCTGCTGCAGGAAAAGATTGATCGCCAGATTTCCAAAGGCATGAATCCCCGGGCCGTGCGCGCTTTGATCGTCGGCATTCCGAACGTCGGCAAGTCGACGCTGATCAACCGGCTGGCCGGCAAAAGTATCGCCGAAACGGGAGACCGTCCGGGCGTGACCAAAGGCCAACAGTGGATCAAGGTCGGCAAAGAAATGGAACTGCTCGATACGCCGGGTATTCTGTGGCCGAAGTTCGAAGATCAGAACGTCGGCATGAAGCTCGCGGTTACCGGAGCGATCAAGGAAGACGTGCTGAACGTGGAAGAGATTACGTTTTTCGCGGTCAAGTATTTTGCGGAGCATTACTGGCATCGGTTGTCCGAGCGCTTTGATCTCGGCGAACGTCCCGACGCGTTCGACGACGCGGACGAAATCGTACGCATCATGGAAGTGGTCGGACGCAAACGCGGCTGCCTCATGAGCGGCGGACGCGTCGATCTGCAAAAAGCGTCCATTTTGTTCCTCAGAGAACTGCGTGCCGGAAAAATGGGCCGCTTCTCGCTGGAAGAACCTTTCTAA
- a CDS encoding ribonuclease HII codes for MKQRTGERRMPKEKKAKVEIDRLLLEKEWWTEGYERIAGVDEVGRGCMFGDVVAAAVILPAGLKIDGIDDSKKLSEKKRDELYDIIMQEAVAVGVGRVDAETIDRINIRQASRLAMKMAVEALPEQADALLVDAENIQVELPQRAIIKGDSLSQSIGAASIVAKVTRDRLCAGEWERDYPGYGIAVHKGYGTAVHREKILELGISPLHRHSFLVKMKAEYEQLR; via the coding sequence ATAAAACAAAGAACGGGGGAACGCAGAATGCCGAAAGAGAAAAAAGCAAAAGTGGAGATCGATCGCCTGCTGCTGGAAAAAGAATGGTGGACGGAAGGATACGAACGTATCGCCGGCGTCGACGAAGTCGGCCGGGGCTGCATGTTCGGCGACGTGGTCGCGGCCGCGGTCATTCTTCCGGCAGGGCTCAAGATCGACGGGATCGACGATTCCAAAAAGCTGTCCGAGAAAAAACGCGACGAGCTGTACGACATCATTATGCAGGAAGCGGTCGCCGTCGGAGTGGGCCGTGTCGACGCGGAGACGATCGACCGGATCAATATCAGACAGGCTTCGCGCCTGGCGATGAAAATGGCTGTCGAAGCGCTGCCGGAGCAGGCGGATGCCCTGTTGGTCGATGCGGAGAACATTCAGGTGGAACTGCCGCAGCGCGCTATTATCAAAGGCGACTCGCTGAGTCAGAGCATCGGAGCGGCTTCGATCGTGGCCAAGGTGACGCGGGACCGGCTGTGCGCCGGAGAATGGGAACGCGATTATCCCGGTTACGGGATTGCCGTGCACAAAGGGTACGGAACGGCCGTGCACCGCGAAAAGATTTTGGAGCTGGGCATCAGTCCGCTGCACCGGCACAGCTTTTTGGTCAAAATGAAAGCGGAATACGAGCAGCTGCGTTAG